The Bacillus vallismortis genome window below encodes:
- a CDS encoding sodium-dependent transporter: MKEANQWSSKLGFILAAAGSAIGLGAIWKFPYVAGTGGGGAFLLIFILFTVLIGLPLLFGEFIIGRKTQKDAVQSYKTLAPGTKWHWIGYLGMATCFILLSFYSVVGGWILIYITKGFTGGLSQTSGFDTIFASTISNPYLAVGGQLLFMVITILVVAKGVSSGIEKASQVLMPALFILFVILMVRSVTLDGAMEGLKFFLMPDITAIDANTILYAMGQSFFLLSVGVSVMVTYSSYLEKQENLVQSAVSVTVLNMLVAVMAGIAIFPAVFSFGLKPDQGPVLLFNVLPTVFNQMPFGIIFLLAFLILFLFAALTSAFSMLEILVAVLSKGDVNKRKRFAWLGGIAIFIVGVPSALSYGVLSDVTIFHLSIFDAADYLVSNILMPLGALLISIFVPLKIPKQDLFDELKSGSNLKRKWFAVWLLLIRYLSPVAIIIVFLHVLGIF, encoded by the coding sequence GTGAAGGAAGCGAATCAATGGTCTTCGAAGCTCGGCTTTATTTTGGCCGCGGCAGGATCAGCTATCGGGCTTGGCGCGATATGGAAATTTCCATATGTAGCGGGAACCGGCGGAGGAGGCGCATTTTTACTTATTTTTATTTTATTTACGGTTTTAATCGGACTGCCTTTATTGTTTGGTGAATTCATCATAGGCAGAAAAACACAGAAAGATGCCGTTCAATCCTATAAAACACTTGCTCCGGGAACGAAGTGGCATTGGATCGGTTATTTAGGCATGGCGACGTGTTTTATTCTTTTATCTTTCTACAGCGTCGTCGGCGGGTGGATTTTAATTTATATTACAAAAGGCTTCACTGGCGGATTATCGCAAACATCTGGTTTTGATACGATATTTGCAAGTACAATTTCAAATCCTTATTTAGCTGTAGGAGGTCAGCTGCTCTTTATGGTGATCACCATTTTAGTTGTTGCCAAAGGGGTAAGCAGCGGAATTGAAAAAGCCAGCCAAGTGTTAATGCCGGCGCTTTTTATATTATTTGTCATATTAATGGTGCGCTCCGTTACACTTGATGGCGCCATGGAAGGGCTCAAGTTTTTCTTGATGCCCGACATAACAGCAATTGACGCTAATACGATTTTATATGCGATGGGCCAATCCTTTTTCTTATTAAGTGTCGGCGTATCTGTCATGGTAACGTATAGCTCTTATTTAGAGAAACAGGAAAATCTTGTGCAATCTGCTGTATCAGTAACGGTATTGAACATGCTTGTTGCTGTAATGGCCGGAATTGCGATTTTTCCAGCTGTATTTTCATTCGGCCTCAAACCAGACCAAGGGCCGGTTTTGTTATTTAACGTGCTGCCGACTGTGTTTAATCAAATGCCGTTCGGAATTATCTTTTTATTAGCATTTTTAATTCTATTTTTATTCGCGGCACTGACATCCGCTTTTTCAATGTTGGAAATTTTAGTCGCAGTGCTTTCTAAAGGCGATGTCAATAAGAGAAAACGATTCGCTTGGTTAGGCGGAATTGCCATTTTTATTGTCGGTGTGCCGTCTGCACTATCATACGGTGTATTAAGTGACGTTACTATTTTTCACTTGTCCATTTTTGATGCTGCCGACTATCTTGTGAGCAATATTTTAATGCCGTTAGGCGCGTTATTGATTTCTATATTTGTCCCGTTAAAAATACCGAAACAGGATTTGTTTGACGAGCTGAAAAGCGGTTCCAACCTTAAACGAAAGTGGTTTGCAGTTTGGCTGCTGCTCATTCGTTATCTATCTCCTGTTGCCATCATCATCGTATTTTTGCATGTGTTAGGCATTTTTTAA
- a CDS encoding prenyltransferase/squalene oxidase repeat-containing protein, whose translation MSTLQKKVRRFQNKTVSELKDRQNADGSWTFCFEGPIMTNSFFILLLTSLDDGDHEKELISALAAGIREKQQPDGTFIHYPDETNGNLTATVQGYVGMLASGCFHRSDPHMRKAEQFIIAHGGLRQVHFMTKWMLAANGLYPWPVLYLPLSLMALPPTLPVHFYQFSAYARIHFAPMAVTLNQRFVLKNRNIPSLRHLDPHMTKNPFTWLRSDAFEERDLTSISSHWKRIFHAPFAFQQLGLQTAKTYMLDRIEKDGTLYSYASATIFMVYSLLSLGMSRHSHVIRKALKGLKSLVTECSGIPYLENSTSTVWDTALISYALQKNGVAETDGPITKAAAFLLDRQHTKVADWSVKNPDANPGGWGFSNINTNNPDCDDTAAALKAIPRSYSPSAWERGVSWLLSMQNNDGGFSAFEKNVNHPLIRLLPLESAEDAAVDPSTADLTGRVLHFLGEKAGFTEKHQHIQRAVNWLFEHQEQNGSWYGRWGVCYIYGTWAALTGLHACGIDRKHPAIQKALRWLKSIQLDDGSWGESCKSAEVKTYVPRNRGTIVQTAWALDALLTSENPEHPSVVKGMQYLTDSSSHGADNLVYPTGIGLPKQFYIRYHSYPYVFSLLAVGKYLNSIEKETINET comes from the coding sequence ATGAGCACACTTCAGAAGAAAGTGAGGCGTTTTCAAAATAAAACCGTTTCAGAGTTAAAAGACAGGCAAAATGCTGATGGTTCGTGGACATTTTGCTTTGAAGGACCAATCATGACAAATTCCTTTTTTATTTTGCTCCTCACCTCACTTGATGATGGTGACCATGAAAAAGAACTGATATCAGCGCTTGCAGCCGGCATTCGTGAAAAACAGCAACCCGACGGCACATTCATCCATTATCCCGATGAAACGAACGGAAATCTAACGGCTACAGTCCAAGGATATGTCGGAATGCTGGCTTCAGGATGTTTTCACAGATCTGACCCGCACATGAGAAAAGCAGAACAATTTATCATCGCCCATGGCGGACTGAGGCAGGTTCATTTCATGACAAAATGGATGCTTGCCGCCAACGGGCTCTATCCTTGGCCTGTGTTGTATTTACCATTATCGCTCATGGCGCTTCCCCCAACATTACCGGTTCATTTCTATCAATTCAGCGCCTATGCCCGAATTCATTTTGCTCCTATGGCTGTAACACTTAATCAGCGATTTGTTCTTAAAAACCGCAATATCCCATCTCTTCGCCATCTCGATCCGCACATGACAAAAAACCCTTTCACTTGGCTTCGATCTGATGCTTTTGAAGAAAGAGATCTCACATCTATTTCGTCACATTGGAAACGTATTTTTCATGCACCCTTTGCTTTTCAGCAGCTAGGCTTACAGACGGCTAAAACATATATGCTGGACCGAATCGAAAAAGACGGAACATTATACAGCTATGCGAGCGCAACCATATTTATGGTTTACAGCCTTCTGTCGCTTGGTATGTCGCGCCACTCTCATGTCATCAGAAAGGCATTGAAAGGCCTTAAATCGCTAGTGACAGAGTGCAGCGGGATTCCTTATCTGGAAAACTCTACTTCCACTGTTTGGGACACTGCTCTGATCAGCTATGCCCTTCAAAAAAACGGCGTGGCCGAAACAGACGGCCCTATTACAAAAGCAGCTGCCTTTTTGCTAGACCGCCAACATACCAAAGTAGCGGATTGGTCTGTCAAAAATCCGGATGCAAATCCCGGCGGCTGGGGATTTTCAAACATCAATACAAACAACCCTGACTGTGACGACACTGCAGCCGCATTAAAAGCGATTCCCCGCAGTTATTCCCCTTCAGCTTGGGAGCGAGGAGTGTCTTGGCTTTTATCGATGCAAAACAATGACGGCGGATTTTCAGCTTTTGAGAAAAATGTGAACCATCCTCTGATCCGCCTTCTCCCGCTTGAATCCGCTGAGGACGCGGCAGTTGACCCTTCAACCGCCGACCTTACCGGACGTGTGCTGCACTTTTTAGGCGAGAAAGCAGGCTTCACAGAAAAACATCAACATATTCAGCGCGCAGTGAACTGGCTTTTCGAACATCAAGAACAAAATGGGTCATGGTACGGGAGATGGGGTGTTTGCTACATATACGGCACATGGGCTGCTCTTACGGGTCTGCATGCCTGCGGGATTGACCGGAAGCACCCTGCTATACAAAAGGCCCTGCGCTGGCTCAAATCCATACAGCTAGATGACGGCAGCTGGGGAGAATCCTGCAAAAGCGCCGAAGTCAAAACGTACGTCCCGCGTAATAGAGGAACCATTGTACAGACAGCCTGGGCTTTAGACGCTTTGCTCACATCCGAAAACCCCGAACACCCATCTGTGGTGAAAGGTATGCAATATCTTACTGACAGCAGTTCTCATGGCGCCGATAACCTGGTGTATCCAACAGGGATCGGATTACCAAAGCAATTTTATATCCGCTATCACAGTTATCCATATGTATTCTCTTTGCTGGCTGTCGGGAAATATTTGAATTCTATTGAAAAGGAGACAATAAATGAAACGTGA
- a CDS encoding superoxide dismutase — protein sequence MKRESYQTEMFNWCEALKDQIQKRGELDQFEDQIDKMIAALEDDQTTEEDWYKQAAALYRDITESADASERRAYVPIGKHVLPKLPYKYSALEPYISRDIMFLHHTKHHQSYVDGLNKAETELKKARATKNYDLITHWERELAFHGAGHYLHSIFWFSMHPNGKRRPTGALFQMIDLSFGSYSAFKEHFTQAAKKVEGVGWAILVWAPRSGRLEILTAEKHQLFSQWDVIPLLALDVWEHAYYLQYKNDRASYVDHWWNVMDWREAEKRFEQAKEVVWKLY from the coding sequence ATGAAACGTGAATCTTATCAAACAGAGATGTTCAATTGGTGTGAAGCCCTTAAGGACCAGATTCAAAAGCGAGGAGAGCTTGATCAGTTTGAAGATCAAATCGACAAGATGATAGCAGCACTGGAAGATGACCAAACAACAGAAGAAGATTGGTATAAGCAGGCTGCTGCTCTTTATCGGGATATTACAGAATCAGCGGATGCAAGTGAAAGACGCGCATATGTCCCTATAGGGAAACATGTGCTTCCAAAGCTTCCGTACAAATATTCCGCCTTAGAACCTTATATTTCACGCGACATTATGTTCCTTCATCATACGAAGCATCACCAAAGCTATGTTGACGGTCTGAATAAAGCAGAAACAGAACTTAAAAAAGCAAGAGCGACAAAGAATTATGACTTGATCACTCATTGGGAAAGAGAGCTTGCATTCCATGGAGCAGGCCATTATTTACACAGTATTTTCTGGTTTTCGATGCATCCAAACGGAAAACGGCGTCCTACAGGAGCATTGTTCCAAATGATTGATCTTTCATTTGGAAGCTATTCCGCTTTTAAAGAACATTTTACTCAGGCCGCAAAAAAAGTGGAGGGTGTCGGCTGGGCCATCCTGGTCTGGGCGCCTCGATCGGGACGGCTGGAGATTTTAACGGCAGAAAAGCACCAGCTCTTCAGCCAATGGGATGTGATTCCTCTTTTAGCGCTTGACGTATGGGAACATGCCTACTATTTGCAATATAAAAATGACCGGGCGAGCTATGTCGACCACTGGTGGAATGTCATGGATTGGCGTGAGGCAGAAAAACGTTTTGAACAGGCAAAAGAAGTCGTTTGGAAACTCTATTAA